A part of Streptomyces sp. NBC_01235 genomic DNA contains:
- a CDS encoding DHA2 family efflux MFS transporter permease subunit codes for MKQQRKQRVRGGSAVWAVAITSVAGFITALDNLIVTTALPSIREDLGGGLEDLEWTVSAYTLTFAVLLMFGASLGDRFGRRRLFAIGLGIFTAASAAAALAPGMNELIAARAVQGVGAAIVTPLTLTLLSAAVPAERRGAALGVWGAASGIAVATGPLIGGTLTEHLSWQWIFWVNVPLGLALIPLALLRLNESHGPNPSLDLVGTVLASGGLFGIVYALIRGNIDGWTSTPVLGGFFAGTALLVAFVLWEQRAKHPMLPMRLFRHRSFSAINAASLLMLLGMFGSVFLLSQYLQTVGGYSPMEAGVRMLPWTAMPMIVGPLAGALSDRIGGQPVVAVGMALNAVGLGLWALAVEPDVSYTSLLPALIVCGTGMGMFFAPSANLVMSTVRPEEEGIASGANNAIREVGGAIGVASLAAVFSAQGGYESATRFVDGLVPALWTGAGAVALAAALALLMPRQPKADGPAADLAAGGAPADAAVAT; via the coding sequence ATGAAACAGCAACGCAAGCAGCGGGTTCGGGGCGGCTCCGCCGTCTGGGCGGTGGCCATCACCAGCGTGGCCGGGTTCATCACCGCGCTGGACAACCTGATCGTCACGACCGCCCTGCCCTCGATCCGTGAGGATCTCGGTGGCGGACTTGAGGACCTCGAATGGACGGTGAGCGCCTACACCCTCACCTTCGCGGTCCTGCTGATGTTCGGCGCTTCCCTCGGTGACCGGTTCGGACGGCGGAGACTGTTCGCCATCGGGCTGGGCATCTTCACCGCCGCCTCGGCCGCGGCCGCGCTCGCACCGGGGATGAACGAGCTCATTGCCGCCCGAGCGGTGCAGGGCGTCGGTGCCGCGATCGTGACGCCCCTGACGCTCACCCTGCTGTCGGCCGCCGTCCCGGCCGAGCGGCGCGGCGCGGCCCTGGGTGTCTGGGGCGCGGCCAGCGGCATCGCCGTCGCCACCGGACCGCTCATCGGCGGCACGCTCACCGAGCACCTCTCCTGGCAGTGGATCTTCTGGGTCAACGTCCCGCTCGGCCTGGCGCTGATACCGCTCGCACTGCTGCGCCTGAACGAGAGCCACGGCCCGAACCCGAGCCTCGACCTCGTCGGCACGGTCCTGGCCAGCGGCGGTCTGTTCGGCATCGTCTACGCCCTGATACGCGGCAACATCGACGGCTGGACCAGCACCCCGGTGTTGGGTGGTTTCTTCGCCGGTACGGCCCTGCTGGTCGCCTTCGTCCTGTGGGAACAGCGCGCCAAGCACCCGATGCTGCCGATGCGCCTCTTCCGCCACCGTTCGTTCAGCGCCATCAACGCGGCCAGCCTGCTGATGCTCCTCGGCATGTTCGGGTCGGTCTTCCTCCTCAGTCAGTACCTGCAGACCGTCGGCGGCTACTCGCCGATGGAAGCCGGCGTGCGCATGCTGCCCTGGACCGCCATGCCCATGATCGTCGGGCCGCTCGCAGGCGCGCTCTCCGACCGCATCGGCGGCCAACCGGTCGTCGCGGTGGGGATGGCCCTCAACGCCGTGGGCCTGGGGCTCTGGGCGCTGGCTGTCGAACCTGACGTGTCGTACACCTCCCTGCTGCCGGCCCTGATCGTCTGCGGAACCGGCATGGGAATGTTCTTCGCCCCGTCCGCGAACCTCGTCATGAGCACCGTCCGCCCCGAGGAAGAGGGCATCGCCTCCGGTGCCAACAACGCCATCCGTGAGGTCGGCGGCGCCATCGGTGTCGCATCGCTGGCAGCCGTCTTCTCCGCCCAGGGCGGCTACGAGTCCGCTACGCGATTCGTCGACGGTCTGGTCCCGGCGCTGTGGACCGGAGCCGGTGCGGTCGCCCTGGCCGCGGCACTCGCGTTGCTGATGCCCCGCCAGCCCAAGGCCGACGGCCCGGCCGCCGACCTTGCCGCGGGAGGTGCTCCGGCCGACGCCGCGGTCGCGACCTGA
- a CDS encoding alpha/beta fold hydrolase, which produces MGQPTATTGVTQVDGVRLHYVRAGSGPLLVLLHGWPQTSDCWRPVLADFAADYTVVAPDLRGYGLSDKPTAGYDKRRMAADMAGLVEALGFERATVVGHDRGARVGHRWALDRPDQVERLAVLDVVPTREMFRRLDASLASGYWHWLFHMQPDLPERLVGHDVRGYLEYFFERWTYNRHGLTPDAVDGYVRAFSRPGALRASLDDYRAMEEDTALDDIDAAEGRRLTMPLLALWGSAGLPARLPTLEIWRGYADDVTGAEIPECGHFIPEEQPEALLAHLRPFLAGRTSR; this is translated from the coding sequence ATGGGACAGCCGACAGCGACGACCGGGGTGACGCAGGTGGACGGGGTCCGCCTGCACTACGTCCGAGCCGGGTCCGGACCTCTGCTTGTCCTGCTCCACGGCTGGCCGCAGACCTCCGACTGCTGGCGGCCGGTACTGGCGGATTTCGCCGCCGACTACACCGTTGTGGCGCCGGACCTGCGCGGATACGGCCTGAGCGACAAGCCCACCGCTGGTTACGACAAGCGGCGTATGGCCGCCGACATGGCAGGTCTCGTCGAGGCGCTCGGCTTCGAGCGGGCCACGGTCGTGGGCCACGACCGCGGCGCTCGCGTGGGGCACCGCTGGGCGCTGGACCGCCCGGACCAGGTGGAGCGGCTGGCCGTGCTCGACGTCGTCCCCACCCGGGAGATGTTCCGCCGCCTGGACGCCTCACTCGCCTCCGGGTACTGGCACTGGCTGTTCCATATGCAGCCCGATCTGCCCGAGCGCTTGGTGGGGCACGACGTCCGCGGGTATCTCGAGTACTTCTTCGAGCGGTGGACCTACAACCGCCACGGACTCACACCCGACGCGGTCGACGGCTATGTCCGCGCGTTCTCCCGTCCGGGTGCCCTGCGTGCGAGCCTCGACGACTACCGCGCCATGGAGGAGGACACCGCGCTCGACGACATCGACGCCGCCGAAGGCCGCCGCCTCACCATGCCGCTGCTGGCGCTGTGGGGTTCCGCGGGGCTGCCTGCCCGCCTGCCGACACTGGAGATCTGGCGTGGCTACGCCGACGACGTAACCGGTGCCGAGATCCCGGAGTGCGGCCACTTCATCCCGGAGGAGCAACCGGAGGCGCTGCTGGCGCATCTGCGGCCTTTCCTGGCCGGCAGGACGAGCCGGTGA
- a CDS encoding CGNR zinc finger domain-containing protein has protein sequence MATDDTWIWDGGRVCLDFANTLRSRWRTTPEETLRGPEDLMGWLREALLLAPGTTDPATAAVLMSARRLRESVDRAVLAVADGRLPASGDVTLLNRSAAAAPRPALQLVITHDRLEPAGTTTLAADPTLALALIAQDAVDLLLSAEIRRVRVCAADRCALRFLDRSPARNRRWCSMSRCGNRTKVRLHQARTRQSGRHTES, from the coding sequence GTGGCAACGGACGACACATGGATCTGGGATGGCGGACGGGTCTGCCTGGACTTCGCCAACACCCTCCGAAGCCGGTGGAGAACCACGCCGGAGGAGACACTCCGGGGGCCGGAGGACCTGATGGGCTGGCTCCGCGAGGCTCTTCTGCTCGCACCGGGGACCACCGATCCCGCCACGGCAGCCGTTCTCATGTCCGCCCGACGGCTGCGCGAGAGCGTCGACCGGGCCGTACTGGCGGTCGCCGACGGCCGACTGCCCGCATCCGGCGACGTGACGCTGCTCAACCGATCGGCAGCGGCGGCCCCCAGACCCGCCCTGCAACTCGTCATCACCCACGACCGCCTGGAGCCCGCCGGCACCACGACCCTCGCCGCCGACCCCACACTCGCGCTGGCGCTCATCGCCCAGGACGCCGTCGACTTGCTTCTGTCCGCCGAGATCCGGCGCGTACGCGTCTGTGCAGCGGACCGCTGCGCACTGCGCTTCCTGGACCGCTCCCCGGCCCGCAACCGCCGCTGGTGCTCCATGTCCCGCTGCGGAAACCGCACCAAGGTCCGCCTCCATCAGGCGCGTACACGACAGAGCGGCCGGCATACGGAAAGCTGA
- a CDS encoding winged helix-turn-helix transcriptional regulator yields the protein MDPRLDRDTSNCSIARTLEIVGEKWTILILREVWYGSSRFGDFERVLGCPRNLLATRLRMLVAEGILATETYKEPGSRSRPKYVITPKGMDLVPAVMGLLQWGDRYRADPEGPAVLARHRECGAHVDVRIRCERGHPVQAKDIESVPGPAFRMRSSE from the coding sequence ATGGACCCCCGACTCGACCGGGACACGTCCAACTGCTCGATCGCGCGAACTCTTGAGATCGTGGGCGAGAAGTGGACGATCCTGATCCTGCGTGAGGTGTGGTACGGCTCGTCCCGGTTCGGTGACTTCGAACGCGTCCTGGGCTGTCCTCGTAACCTGCTGGCGACGCGGCTTCGGATGCTGGTGGCGGAAGGGATCCTGGCGACCGAGACGTACAAGGAGCCCGGTTCGCGGAGTCGGCCGAAGTATGTGATCACCCCGAAGGGCATGGATCTGGTGCCCGCCGTGATGGGGCTGCTGCAGTGGGGTGACCGGTACCGCGCCGACCCAGAAGGGCCGGCGGTACTGGCTCGGCACCGCGAGTGCGGCGCGCACGTCGACGTCCGGATTCGCTGCGAACGAGGCCACCCGGTGCAGGCGAAGGACATCGAGAGCGTTCCCGGCCCGGCCTTTCGTATGAGGTCGTCCGAGTGA